The Allorhodopirellula heiligendammensis genome includes a window with the following:
- a CDS encoding sialidase family protein has product MTPVNFALVVSYPHGILAKTYLSSLIPVVATWMLLVIPGIVAAETPPGETLAAEAKVEPVPGTVIAHRPASTGVFIGSPSIAILPNGDYVASHDQFGEAAKKQGQFGVVQIYRSSDRGESWTHLSTVTNAHWSNLFVHHGALYLLGTFPGDIVIRRSDDGGVTWTDPVDGKTGRLTDEGVYHTAPTPVVVHQGRLVRAFEKSEERGFSGLKPCLLSVDEDADLLDSGNWFQSEPSIHDRSWLPGNEFRGWLEGNAVVGPQGELVNMLRVHTFLGAERAAILTFADSQSRHPVRDEPEVVFMPGGAKKFSIRYDEETNRYWALVNWVPEADQQPHPARYRNRLALVSSEDLRHWDVIKTIIAAEDANMIGFQYADFVMDGNDIVAVSRTAFPGETGGADNYHNANFMTFHRIENFRGL; this is encoded by the coding sequence ATGACCCCTGTGAATTTCGCCCTCGTGGTTTCATACCCTCACGGGATCTTGGCCAAGACTTATTTGAGTTCTTTGATTCCAGTTGTGGCGACCTGGATGCTCTTAGTTATTCCAGGAATCGTCGCAGCAGAGACGCCCCCTGGAGAAACGCTCGCTGCAGAGGCCAAGGTCGAGCCGGTTCCCGGCACGGTGATTGCCCATCGTCCAGCGTCTACCGGCGTGTTTATCGGATCGCCGAGTATCGCCATTCTGCCCAACGGGGACTACGTTGCCTCGCATGATCAGTTTGGCGAAGCAGCAAAGAAGCAGGGGCAGTTTGGTGTGGTCCAGATTTATCGGTCGAGCGATCGGGGGGAGTCGTGGACGCACCTTTCCACCGTTACGAATGCGCACTGGTCCAACCTGTTTGTGCACCACGGTGCTCTGTATTTGCTCGGTACGTTTCCAGGCGATATCGTTATTCGTCGCAGTGATGATGGAGGCGTCACATGGACCGATCCTGTCGATGGCAAGACGGGACGGCTCACCGATGAGGGCGTCTATCACACTGCTCCCACGCCCGTCGTCGTGCACCAAGGGCGGTTGGTGCGAGCTTTTGAAAAGAGTGAAGAACGCGGTTTCTCGGGACTGAAGCCTTGCTTGCTATCGGTGGATGAAGATGCCGATTTGCTTGATTCCGGAAACTGGTTTCAAAGCGAGCCGTCGATCCATGATCGAAGTTGGCTACCCGGCAACGAGTTCCGAGGTTGGCTCGAAGGCAACGCGGTGGTCGGTCCTCAGGGAGAATTGGTCAACATGCTTCGCGTTCATACATTCCTCGGGGCCGAGCGTGCCGCGATATTGACGTTCGCTGATTCGCAATCTCGTCACCCGGTTCGCGACGAACCAGAGGTCGTGTTCATGCCCGGCGGCGCCAAAAAGTTTTCGATCCGCTATGACGAGGAAACGAATCGATATTGGGCGCTCGTCAATTGGGTGCCTGAGGCCGACCAGCAGCCCCATCCAGCCCGCTATCGCAATCGGCTGGCCCTGGTTTCCTCGGAGGACCTGCGGCACTGGGACGTAATCAAAACGATTATCGCCGCTGAGGATGCAAACATGATTGGGTTCCAGTACGCTGATTTCGTCATGGATGGTAATGATATCGTCGCGGTCTCGCGGACGGCGTTCCCCGGCGAAACGGGTGGTGCAGACAACTATCACAATGCGAACTTCATGACCTTCCATCGGATTGAGAACTTTCGCGGTCTCTGA
- a CDS encoding sulfatase-like hydrolase/transferase: MDDLNDWIGCLGGHPQTLTPNLDRLAASGVLFTNAHCPAPACNPCRSAIFTGRAPNKSGLYDNRQQMREIMPADTIIPQYFRDQGYYAAGSGKLLHYFIDAQSWDEYFPKAESENPFPQTYYPSVRPVSLKRGGPWQYVETDWAALDVTDEEFGGDWSVTQWIGEQLGREHEKPFFLGCGIYRPHEPWFVPKKYYEPFPLDRIQLPPGYREDDLDDVPESGKQAARNRYFAHIQDQGQWKQGIQGYLASIHFADAMLGRVLDALDSGPNANNTIVVLWSDHGWQLGEKEHWQKYTPWRAVTRVPLMIRVPKATSQTLAGGTTAGAVCDAPVNLLSLYPTLLDLCQLPAKQDNDGPSLLPLLRDPKTTSWHHDSVTFLAKPHGYAISGPSHRYIHYADGSEELYDIQTDPHEWTNLAAQPAMQDRLTVFRNEAPREFAERVEPSVASLAKLAWHPATAEDAPASRPDGNPFPVHFINKQRHAVELFWMDRQGQGKSYGRIDPGQTKTQQSRPGAVWSIGNPASDELLGHFVIADRTALAVVPATQPNVIVILTDDHGWADLGCQNEVDDVLTPHIDALAERGVRCTAGYVTSPQCSPSRVGLMTGRSQQRFGIDTIPDMPLPSEAVTIAERLQPLGYRTGFVGKWHLEPNVTCVDWLRRELPAMAGKRRHEIRIPWGKIQPYSPAAQGFDEYFWGELRNYRVNYLLDADDLAESLPAAVAATTGTGTSTVLPKMKQIQNGDFRIDVQTAAALSFIKRNQESPFYLQLNYYGPHTPLEATQKYLDRFPTDMPTRRRYALAMISAIDDGVGQVVETLEDQGLLENTLIVLTSDNGAPLKMTRPDTPIDRDPGGWDGSLNDPWVGEKGMLSEGGIRVPMIWSLPSQLPSGTTYDWPLSTLDIAPSVLKLAGGNLVEAGPELDGVNVIPLMNDIQNPSTRTLYFRFWDQAAIRRGKWKYIYVGDDRRFLFDLESDQHEHRNLVDEHTELAHKLYEELKNWCGELKPAGLPTGKKLRERAWYDFYFQDTTP; the protein is encoded by the coding sequence ATGGACGATCTCAACGATTGGATTGGCTGTTTGGGGGGACATCCGCAAACGCTCACTCCGAACTTGGATCGGCTGGCCGCCAGCGGTGTGCTGTTCACGAATGCCCATTGTCCAGCGCCGGCGTGCAATCCCTGCCGATCGGCGATCTTTACCGGGCGCGCCCCCAATAAGTCTGGGTTGTACGACAATCGGCAGCAAATGCGGGAAATCATGCCCGCTGACACCATTATCCCGCAGTACTTTCGTGACCAGGGCTACTATGCGGCCGGTTCAGGCAAACTGCTGCACTACTTTATTGATGCCCAGTCCTGGGACGAGTATTTTCCCAAAGCAGAATCAGAGAATCCGTTTCCACAAACGTACTATCCCTCCGTGCGACCGGTCAGCTTGAAACGCGGCGGACCGTGGCAGTACGTCGAAACCGACTGGGCAGCCCTGGACGTGACCGACGAGGAGTTCGGAGGGGACTGGTCCGTCACCCAATGGATTGGCGAGCAACTCGGGCGTGAGCACGAAAAACCGTTCTTTCTGGGATGCGGAATCTACCGACCGCACGAGCCATGGTTCGTTCCCAAAAAATATTATGAGCCCTTCCCGCTCGATCGCATCCAGCTGCCCCCAGGGTATCGCGAGGACGACTTGGACGATGTCCCTGAGTCCGGAAAACAAGCTGCCCGCAACCGTTACTTTGCCCATATCCAAGACCAAGGACAATGGAAGCAGGGCATCCAAGGCTACCTCGCATCGATTCACTTTGCCGACGCGATGCTGGGTCGAGTGCTCGACGCATTGGACTCCGGCCCAAATGCGAACAACACGATTGTCGTCCTGTGGTCAGACCATGGCTGGCAACTCGGCGAAAAAGAGCACTGGCAAAAGTACACTCCTTGGCGCGCAGTCACGCGGGTGCCCCTGATGATCCGTGTCCCCAAGGCAACCAGCCAAACGCTTGCCGGCGGGACCACTGCAGGCGCCGTTTGCGACGCGCCCGTGAACCTGTTGAGCCTATACCCAACCCTCCTGGATTTATGCCAACTTCCTGCGAAGCAAGATAATGACGGCCCCAGTCTGCTGCCTCTGCTTCGCGATCCCAAGACAACAAGTTGGCATCACGACTCGGTAACATTTCTCGCTAAACCGCACGGCTATGCCATCAGCGGCCCGTCTCATCGCTACATTCACTACGCCGATGGCAGCGAAGAGTTGTATGACATCCAGACTGATCCGCACGAGTGGACCAACCTGGCGGCACAGCCCGCAATGCAAGATCGCTTGACTGTGTTTCGAAACGAAGCTCCCCGCGAGTTTGCGGAGCGCGTCGAACCCTCCGTTGCGTCACTCGCTAAGCTGGCGTGGCATCCCGCCACCGCGGAGGATGCCCCCGCCTCTAGGCCGGATGGGAATCCGTTTCCGGTGCACTTCATTAACAAACAACGTCACGCCGTTGAACTGTTCTGGATGGATCGCCAAGGCCAAGGGAAATCATACGGCAGGATCGATCCTGGCCAAACCAAGACTCAGCAATCACGCCCCGGTGCGGTGTGGTCAATCGGCAATCCCGCATCCGATGAGTTGCTAGGCCATTTTGTCATCGCTGACCGCACTGCGCTCGCTGTCGTGCCCGCAACCCAGCCAAATGTGATTGTTATCTTGACGGATGATCATGGTTGGGCCGACCTCGGATGCCAAAACGAAGTCGACGATGTACTGACACCTCACATCGATGCGTTAGCCGAGCGAGGTGTCCGCTGCACCGCAGGGTACGTGACGTCTCCTCAATGCAGTCCCTCGCGCGTCGGACTGATGACCGGGCGAAGCCAACAACGCTTCGGCATCGATACGATTCCAGACATGCCGCTGCCGAGCGAAGCGGTGACGATTGCCGAACGACTACAGCCGCTGGGATACCGCACCGGCTTCGTCGGCAAGTGGCACTTGGAACCCAATGTGACATGCGTTGACTGGTTAAGACGCGAGCTGCCAGCCATGGCTGGCAAACGTCGTCACGAAATTCGGATTCCGTGGGGGAAAATCCAGCCTTATTCGCCCGCAGCGCAGGGTTTTGACGAGTATTTCTGGGGCGAACTTCGCAACTACCGTGTCAACTATCTGCTGGATGCGGATGATCTCGCCGAGAGTCTGCCTGCGGCGGTCGCAGCAACGACAGGGACGGGCACCTCGACCGTGCTACCGAAAATGAAACAGATTCAGAATGGTGACTTCCGCATTGATGTGCAAACCGCCGCTGCCCTCAGCTTCATCAAACGCAATCAGGAATCGCCTTTTTATCTGCAATTGAATTACTACGGGCCGCACACACCGCTCGAAGCCACACAAAAATACCTCGACCGATTTCCCACCGACATGCCAACCCGTCGACGCTACGCATTGGCCATGATCTCAGCGATCGATGACGGCGTCGGCCAAGTCGTCGAGACGTTGGAGGATCAGGGGCTGCTCGAGAATACTCTGATCGTCCTGACGAGCGACAATGGTGCCCCGCTCAAGATGACTCGCCCTGACACCCCCATTGATCGAGACCCCGGCGGTTGGGACGGATCGCTGAATGATCCATGGGTAGGTGAAAAAGGCATGCTCAGCGAAGGCGGAATTCGCGTGCCGATGATCTGGAGCCTCCCCAGCCAATTGCCGAGCGGTACGACCTATGACTGGCCGCTGAGCACGCTCGACATTGCACCGAGCGTGCTAAAACTGGCAGGTGGCAACCTTGTCGAGGCGGGCCCTGAGCTGGACGGCGTCAACGTCATTCCACTGATGAACGACATTCAAAATCCGTCGACCCGTACACTGTATTTTCGGTTCTGGGACCAAGCCGCGATTCGTCGCGGCAAATGGAAATACATTTACGTGGGTGATGACAGAAGATTCCTATTCGATCTCGAGAGCGATCAACACGAGCATCGAAATCTCGTCGACGAACACACCGAGCTCGCTCACAAGCTATATGAGGAGCTGAAAAACTGGTGCGGCGAACTCAAACCCGCTGGCCTCCCGACCGGCAAGAAGCTGCGTGAACGCGCCTGGTATGACTTCTACTTCCAGGACACCACCCCATAG
- a CDS encoding trypsin-like peptidase domain-containing protein, producing MKTSSSTVLRFPQLRVLVVLLQVALANVVFGQTDADVEAFIERYEAYNRSRPILAFPKDAQNHTRRVTGAFGWSGKTLEFRVDHPVADTSPPIHVAPHGEARFHTNKTSQTRGLAEESQPTLSIDPVTVGSRGALGMTHTDAANERSRYIKRAEIMADLPLTVTTRNRGDTTEITGMTLKAVDQWKQRSREIGPTMAVANVDRAMDHVEQDFQRWVQQPESITAERELQASLHSAEEAIVMSYQEGVGAASERELLCQQLGDIREAGLKARFGRMDNYRPEVYELIYQNSRSCCALVRAGEDRPFGTGVLIGEGLILTCLHNFTLMGLEPSQCEAWFNYESTHAHPTQAPDVFPLGDMICAGQPIGPLHVQLDFALVELRGKDDGPRIHELTNGGELKYPLPTLDDRQLLRDDAIYVVGHPAGAMRLVHDNAFVLFPFRTNQFGFDKLRMEMCYETNKSPDSENEWRQFMGSFISRSATSPFESSKQYEQYSLRWEGMPVFAADCDTSRGNSGSPVFDRLTNGLIGLLHAGEADLSESYQSGWRRHEAILPIELIISQATSQSPDWLAKYQVKTR from the coding sequence ATGAAGACTTCATCCTCAACAGTGCTACGATTCCCACAACTGCGTGTTCTCGTAGTTCTCCTGCAAGTTGCATTGGCCAATGTAGTGTTTGGGCAAACTGACGCAGACGTCGAAGCGTTTATAGAGCGGTACGAAGCGTACAACCGATCAAGACCGATCCTGGCTTTTCCCAAGGACGCTCAAAACCACACCAGGCGAGTGACCGGCGCTTTTGGCTGGAGCGGGAAAACACTCGAATTTCGGGTCGATCATCCCGTTGCGGATACTTCTCCACCGATCCATGTGGCGCCGCATGGCGAGGCACGTTTTCACACCAACAAAACCTCCCAAACTCGCGGATTAGCCGAGGAATCGCAGCCAACGCTGTCGATCGATCCAGTGACCGTTGGCAGTCGCGGAGCACTTGGGATGACGCACACCGATGCCGCCAATGAACGATCTCGCTACATAAAGCGTGCAGAGATCATGGCGGATCTTCCCTTGACGGTCACCACGAGGAATCGAGGAGACACAACTGAGATCACAGGAATGACCCTAAAGGCGGTCGATCAGTGGAAGCAGCGTAGTCGAGAAATCGGCCCAACAATGGCGGTTGCTAATGTCGACCGTGCGATGGACCATGTCGAACAGGATTTCCAACGTTGGGTGCAACAACCCGAGAGCATTACCGCCGAACGGGAGCTACAGGCGAGCTTACACAGTGCTGAAGAAGCAATTGTCATGTCGTACCAAGAAGGTGTTGGAGCAGCTTCGGAACGGGAACTGTTATGTCAGCAACTTGGAGACATCCGGGAAGCTGGCTTGAAAGCCCGATTTGGAAGGATGGATAACTATCGCCCCGAAGTTTACGAGCTGATCTATCAGAACTCCCGTAGTTGTTGTGCGTTGGTTCGGGCGGGTGAAGACCGCCCGTTTGGTACAGGCGTTTTGATTGGTGAGGGATTGATCCTAACCTGCCTGCATAACTTTACTCTCATGGGGTTGGAGCCTTCGCAATGTGAGGCTTGGTTCAACTACGAGTCGACGCATGCTCATCCGACGCAAGCCCCAGATGTATTTCCGTTAGGGGATATGATTTGTGCGGGTCAACCAATCGGCCCACTGCACGTCCAGCTCGACTTTGCGCTCGTTGAATTGAGAGGGAAAGACGATGGGCCCCGGATCCACGAGCTTACCAATGGCGGGGAATTGAAATATCCTTTGCCGACCTTGGATGATCGCCAATTGCTTCGCGACGATGCGATCTATGTCGTCGGCCATCCGGCAGGTGCGATGCGATTGGTCCATGACAATGCGTTCGTACTTTTCCCGTTTCGGACCAACCAGTTTGGCTTCGACAAACTTCGGATGGAGATGTGTTATGAAACGAACAAGTCGCCAGACAGTGAAAATGAATGGCGACAGTTCATGGGCAGCTTCATCTCACGCTCCGCAACATCGCCCTTCGAGTCCAGCAAGCAATACGAGCAGTACTCGCTCCGTTGGGAGGGCATGCCCGTTTTCGCTGCTGACTGCGACACTTCAAGAGGAAACTCGGGTTCGCCGGTTTTCGATCGGCTTACCAATGGCCTGATTGGTTTACTGCATGCGGGCGAAGCTGATCTGAGCGAGAGCTATCAGTCCGGGTGGCGACGTCACGAAGCGATCCTTCCAATTGAATTGATAATCTCGCAAGCGACATCACAGTCACCCGACTGGCTAGCGAAATATCAGGTCAAGACGCGATAA
- a CDS encoding exo-alpha-sialidase yields the protein MIRAFTFVVLCSLYTSLSVGGAEPDWKLKPLPYNHPGLQVDLGVGLWAWPMPMDYDGDGDLDLLVGCPDKPSNGVFFFENPTQDPSVKMPVFKPAVKLGKASHYMMVSHVDGEPIIMQPAKEFRRDPKSGKFDFGKPQRIYSREKPELDAAGRTRGNMWRYVDYDGDGDHDIIIGIGDWTDLGWDHAYDNNGTWRNGPLHGYVYLITNEGSDQEPRYSETQERLHAAGGAIDVYGWPCPNFADFDGDGDLDLICGEFLDGFTYFENIGSRSVPEYAAGQKLADDLGNPLRMDLQMITPTAVDWDSDGDIDLIVGDEDGRVAFVENTGQLRRRTPVFTAPQYFRQEADTLKFGALSTPYVYDWDNDGDEDIICGNTAGSVAVFENLGDTADGLPKWAEPQLLNVSTADGSTEPFRVMAGESGSIQGPCEAKWGYTTLSVADWDGDGDGDIIYNSILSRLGLLINESGTLVEQEFDTGLSESPPAWYWWQTKSSSALTQWRTTPVAIDFDNDQELDLVMLDQAGYLTLRRSGGAAERIFIDENNEPLRLNTGTCGRSGRVKLSVVDWDGDSRLDVLVNSENATWYRNCEDRDGKVVLKKVGNLAKRNVAGHTSSPAVCDFDRDGKPDLLVGSENGRIYHIAHDDCVEFSAEEIAATPAEAEAKTPFPGWVEDEFIYKAGPFPQCHASTICETSRGLVAAWFGGTKEGDEDVCIWTSYHDGLNWSSPIRTADGVQHDGLRYPCWNPVLYQPPGDAPTLLFYKVGPNPRQWWGEMMVSYDRGRTFVERQRLPEGIAGPIRCKPVLLADGKTLLCGSSSEHDGWRVHFEEIQLTDGEINDRWRRTEPINDGKTFSAIQPTILEHPDGRLQVLCRTRQGVVATSESTDQGKTWSKLRATDLPNPNSGIDAVTLADGRYLLVYNAISSGRGELNLAISEDGSTWKPVAVIEKAEGAEFSYPAMIQSGDGKVHVTYTWNRKRIKHVVVDPSQL from the coding sequence ATGATCCGAGCCTTTACGTTTGTTGTGCTGTGCAGTTTGTATACGAGCCTCAGCGTCGGGGGCGCCGAGCCTGACTGGAAACTCAAGCCGCTGCCCTATAACCACCCCGGTCTCCAGGTCGATCTGGGCGTTGGACTGTGGGCGTGGCCGATGCCGATGGACTATGACGGCGACGGTGACTTGGACTTGCTGGTGGGCTGCCCTGACAAGCCGTCCAACGGTGTTTTCTTTTTCGAGAATCCCACTCAGGATCCAAGCGTCAAAATGCCGGTCTTCAAGCCGGCCGTGAAGCTCGGTAAGGCCTCGCATTACATGATGGTCAGTCATGTCGATGGCGAGCCGATTATCATGCAGCCCGCGAAGGAATTTCGGCGTGATCCGAAGTCAGGAAAGTTTGACTTCGGCAAACCGCAGCGTATTTACTCCCGCGAGAAGCCTGAACTCGACGCGGCGGGACGCACGCGCGGCAACATGTGGCGGTATGTCGATTACGACGGTGACGGCGACCACGACATCATCATTGGCATTGGCGATTGGACGGATCTGGGGTGGGACCATGCCTACGACAATAACGGTACATGGCGTAACGGCCCGCTCCATGGGTACGTCTACCTCATTACCAACGAGGGCAGTGACCAGGAACCGCGTTACTCGGAAACCCAAGAGAGGTTGCATGCTGCTGGCGGAGCGATTGACGTGTACGGTTGGCCCTGCCCCAACTTTGCAGATTTCGACGGTGACGGCGACTTGGATCTCATCTGCGGTGAGTTTCTCGACGGCTTTACGTATTTTGAGAATATCGGTTCGCGGTCGGTCCCTGAGTATGCAGCGGGGCAAAAGCTCGCCGACGATTTGGGGAATCCGTTGCGCATGGATCTGCAAATGATCACGCCCACAGCCGTGGACTGGGACTCCGATGGAGACATCGACTTGATCGTCGGCGATGAGGATGGTCGTGTTGCCTTCGTTGAAAACACGGGACAACTTCGTCGTCGCACCCCTGTCTTCACAGCCCCACAGTACTTTCGTCAGGAAGCCGACACGTTGAAATTCGGCGCTCTCTCGACGCCCTACGTCTACGACTGGGACAACGATGGCGATGAAGACATCATTTGCGGAAACACGGCCGGGTCGGTTGCGGTTTTCGAGAACCTTGGCGACACCGCGGATGGACTTCCCAAGTGGGCCGAGCCGCAATTGCTGAACGTCAGTACCGCTGACGGTTCCACTGAGCCGTTTCGCGTGATGGCCGGTGAAAGTGGTTCAATTCAAGGCCCCTGTGAAGCAAAATGGGGCTATACGACTTTGTCCGTGGCGGACTGGGACGGTGATGGTGATGGCGACATTATTTACAATTCCATCCTCTCCCGATTGGGGTTGCTGATTAACGAATCCGGGACGCTGGTTGAGCAGGAGTTCGATACCGGTTTAAGTGAGTCGCCACCGGCCTGGTATTGGTGGCAAACCAAGTCGAGTTCTGCGTTAACGCAATGGCGCACGACGCCCGTCGCCATCGATTTTGACAACGACCAAGAGCTCGATTTGGTCATGCTCGATCAGGCCGGATATCTGACGCTGCGGCGCTCAGGCGGAGCGGCCGAGCGAATCTTTATCGACGAGAATAATGAGCCGCTGCGATTGAATACGGGCACCTGTGGTCGCTCGGGACGCGTCAAGTTATCAGTGGTGGACTGGGACGGGGATTCGCGACTGGACGTGTTGGTCAATTCTGAGAATGCAACATGGTATCGCAACTGCGAAGATCGAGACGGAAAAGTCGTTCTTAAAAAGGTGGGCAATTTGGCCAAGCGAAATGTTGCCGGCCATACCTCCAGTCCGGCCGTTTGCGATTTCGACCGCGATGGCAAACCCGATCTGTTAGTCGGCAGCGAAAATGGGCGGATCTACCATATCGCTCACGATGACTGCGTCGAGTTCAGTGCCGAAGAGATAGCGGCAACGCCGGCGGAAGCCGAGGCGAAAACACCTTTTCCGGGTTGGGTGGAAGACGAATTCATATACAAAGCCGGACCTTTTCCTCAATGTCATGCATCCACGATCTGTGAAACCAGTCGCGGGTTGGTTGCCGCTTGGTTTGGCGGAACCAAGGAAGGCGACGAGGATGTTTGCATCTGGACGAGCTATCACGATGGATTGAACTGGTCATCACCCATTCGCACGGCCGACGGAGTCCAGCATGACGGACTGCGCTATCCGTGTTGGAACCCCGTCCTGTATCAACCGCCCGGGGATGCACCGACACTGTTGTTCTACAAGGTCGGGCCGAATCCACGGCAATGGTGGGGTGAGATGATGGTGAGCTACGATCGTGGGCGAACTTTTGTCGAGCGGCAACGACTGCCAGAAGGCATTGCGGGTCCCATCCGCTGCAAACCTGTCTTGCTCGCCGATGGCAAGACGTTGCTCTGCGGGTCTTCTTCGGAGCATGATGGGTGGCGAGTTCACTTTGAAGAGATTCAGCTGACTGACGGGGAGATCAACGATCGTTGGCGTCGCACGGAACCCATTAACGACGGAAAAACCTTCAGTGCGATCCAGCCGACTATTCTGGAGCACCCGGATGGTCGATTGCAGGTGCTGTGCCGAACTCGACAAGGCGTCGTCGCGACGAGTGAATCGACTGATCAAGGGAAGACCTGGTCGAAGCTGCGTGCCACCGATCTGCCGAATCCGAATTCAGGCATCGACGCCGTGACTCTTGCGGATGGGCGTTATCTGTTGGTGTACAACGCGATCTCATCGGGCCGAGGAGAATTGAATCTCGCCATTTCGGAAGACGGTTCGACATGGAAACCCGTCGCCGTGATCGAGAAAGCGGAGGGTGCGGAATTCAGTTACCCCGCCATGATTCAAAGCGGTGACGGAAAAGTTCACGTGACCTATACATGGAATCGCAAGCGAATCAAGCATGTTGTGGTCGATCCGAGTCAGCTCTAA
- a CDS encoding DUF1559 domain-containing protein — MCQAKARKQNGFTLVELLVVIAIIGVLVGLLLPAVQAAREAARRMSCSNNFKQLGLAIHNYHAAYNQLPKNGTGTSRPIGSTLSNNAYALLSGTVGLLPFMEQQAMWNQISNPLNVNANGTPKTGVPYPAMGPPPWSSAYGPWLSEIPALRCPSDPGFGLPAKGRTNYTFCLGDAMLLVHSGGRNRKNVYADAPGTARENSTGYGDNDDTGAATRARANNRGMFWFRHDLGFRDVLDGLSNTIAMGEIATSLGAGEINADMAYDATAEVMTNPAYCDSFIDSARPQFLLAGTRIVGVGGGDCSRGYRWAEGRITFSAFMTIRPPNKISCMWGDSESNQGYSTAGSRHQGGCHVLMGDGAVKFITDSIEAGNPSAAPASNGAMTNYGLWGALGTRAAAEVIDQDF, encoded by the coding sequence ATGTGTCAAGCAAAGGCTCGTAAGCAGAACGGCTTCACTTTGGTGGAGTTGCTCGTCGTGATTGCCATCATCGGCGTGCTCGTCGGATTGTTGCTGCCCGCCGTGCAGGCGGCTCGGGAGGCTGCTCGGCGAATGAGTTGCAGCAATAACTTCAAACAGCTGGGTTTGGCGATCCACAATTATCACGCGGCCTACAACCAATTGCCGAAGAATGGGACGGGAACCTCCCGTCCGATCGGCTCGACCTTGTCCAATAACGCTTACGCACTTTTAAGCGGGACCGTGGGGCTGCTGCCGTTCATGGAACAGCAGGCGATGTGGAACCAGATTAGCAATCCGCTCAACGTGAACGCGAATGGGACGCCGAAGACCGGCGTGCCGTATCCCGCGATGGGGCCTCCGCCATGGAGCAGTGCTTACGGTCCGTGGCTTAGTGAGATCCCGGCCCTGCGATGCCCCAGTGATCCCGGCTTTGGATTGCCAGCGAAAGGGCGGACGAACTATACCTTCTGTCTTGGCGATGCCATGCTGCTGGTGCATTCGGGCGGTCGAAATCGCAAGAATGTATACGCCGACGCGCCTGGGACTGCCCGCGAGAATTCAACGGGCTATGGGGATAATGATGACACGGGTGCTGCGACGAGGGCTCGCGCAAATAACCGGGGTATGTTTTGGTTTCGCCATGATCTGGGGTTCCGGGACGTCCTTGATGGTTTGTCCAACACCATCGCAATGGGCGAAATCGCGACCAGCCTCGGCGCTGGCGAGATTAATGCAGACATGGCTTATGACGCCACTGCCGAGGTGATGACCAACCCAGCCTATTGCGACAGTTTCATCGATAGCGCCCGCCCGCAATTTCTACTTGCGGGCACCCGGATTGTGGGCGTTGGCGGTGGTGACTGCTCACGAGGTTATCGTTGGGCGGAAGGGCGGATCACCTTTTCCGCATTCATGACGATCCGTCCTCCAAATAAAATTAGTTGCATGTGGGGTGACTCCGAGAGCAATCAGGGATACTCCACCGCGGGAAGTCGACACCAAGGCGGTTGCCATGTTTTGATGGGTGACGGCGCGGTCAAGTTCATCACTGACAGTATTGAGGCGGGGAACCCGTCTGCGGCTCCGGCGTCCAACGGTGCGATGACCAATTACGGTCTGTGGGGGGCCCTTGGTACCCGTGCGGCTGCGGAAGTAATCGATCAGGACTTCTGA
- a CDS encoding GntR family transcriptional regulator encodes MNHETHASRAYQHLRNKLISGAFEPGTRLLYGPIGKEIGVSATPVREAAGQLANEGLVELVPQLGAIVRRIDRDELREIYEVREIIEPSAAALAAQRATPEQLASIESELNRMLELAAEQRESDSQYADKVLTGQFDKADYTFHIRVFESTGNRSLIRTASQSHVLTRVFGVCRYLYDADSMAITCTDHQQIFDAISSKDASGAKQAAVDHIRKGQRISLERLDAFADDAVGFQRPRR; translated from the coding sequence ATGAATCACGAGACCCATGCCAGCCGCGCCTATCAGCATCTTCGGAACAAGCTGATTTCGGGAGCTTTTGAGCCGGGGACGCGGTTGCTTTACGGACCAATTGGGAAGGAGATCGGTGTCAGTGCGACACCCGTGCGAGAGGCCGCCGGTCAGCTCGCCAATGAAGGTCTCGTCGAGCTGGTGCCTCAATTGGGCGCGATTGTGCGCCGCATCGACCGTGATGAATTGCGAGAGATCTATGAAGTTCGTGAGATTATCGAACCCAGTGCAGCGGCGCTGGCCGCCCAGAGAGCAACCCCGGAGCAACTCGCGTCGATCGAATCAGAACTGAACCGGATGCTCGAATTGGCAGCTGAGCAGCGTGAATCAGACTCCCAATACGCTGACAAGGTGCTGACAGGTCAATTCGACAAGGCGGATTACACGTTTCACATTCGCGTGTTTGAATCGACCGGGAACCGATCGCTCATCCGCACAGCATCTCAGTCGCATGTGCTGACGCGAGTGTTCGGTGTCTGCCGCTACCTGTACGATGCTGATTCGATGGCGATTACCTGCACTGATCATCAGCAGATCTTTGATGCCATCAGCTCAAAAGACGCCAGTGGCGCAAAACAGGCCGCGGTGGACCATATCCGCAAGGGCCAACGTATTTCCTTGGAAAGACTTGACGCATTTGCCGATGACGCGGTGGGTTTTCAAAGACCCCGCCGGTGA